In Leishmania braziliensis MHOM/BR/75/M2904 complete genome, chromosome 31, one genomic interval encodes:
- a CDS encoding putative farnesyltransferase, whose amino-acid sequence MGLLSDSLAMMRVKWQMRSVKLQVPPEEADLRFCYEVMDDVSRSFAAVVAQLADQQLRDAICIFYLVLRALDTLEDDMSVPVNVKLKEMPKFHTRMSDTNWSMTGVGEGRERELLEKYPCVAREFKKLRKEYQDVIANICERVANGMCEFLQRPVVTLDDYNLYCHYVAGLVGHGLTHLFARCGFEDSHLDEDLTNSNHMGLFLQKTNIIRDYYEDICDEPPRMFWPKDIWSLYATELKDLKKESNSAAAVQCLNAMVADALVHVPYVVDYLSTLQDPSVFRFCAIPQVMAIATLKEVYNNPDTFHVKVKVSRPESCRIMLKTTTLYSSLSLFRDYCVELQETLDMDDPSSTSIANSLAAAIERIDMELKKCQDVSYTRSLLARYPGLGGQFVLTVMDTVSGFFGGRREIVGHA is encoded by the coding sequence ATGGGGCTCCTTTCGGATTCGTTGGCGATGATGCGTGTGAAGTGGCAGATGCGCTCTGTGAAGCTTCAGGTGCcgccggaggaggcggacTTGCGCTTCTGCTATGAAGTCATGGACGATGTCTCCCGCTCCTTCGCGGCCGTTGTGGCACAGCTGGCGgaccagcagctccgcgacGCCATTTGCATCTTTTACCTTGTCCTGCGTGCCCTCGACACCTTGGAGGACGACATGAGTGTCCCGGTAAACGTgaagctgaaggagatgCCAAAGTTTCACACGCGTATGAGTGACACGAATTGGTCCATGACCGGCGTTGGCGAGGGACGCGAGCGTGAACTGCTGGAGAAGTACCCGTGCGTCGCGCGAGAGTTCAAGAAGCTGAGGAAGGAGTATCAGGACGTCATTGCCAACATATGTGAGCGCGTTGCGAACGGCATGTGTGAGTTCCTGCAGCGCCCCGTGGTGACACTGGACGATTACAACCTATACTGCCACTATGTCGCCGGCCTCGTCGGCCATGGCCTCACTCACCTCTTCGCCCGCTGCGGCTTTGAGGACTCGCACCTGGACGAGGACCTCACCAATTCCAACCACATGGGCCTCTTCCTGCAGAAGACAAATATCATCCGCGACTACTACGAGGACATCTGCGATGAGCCGCCGCGCATGTTCTGGCCGAAGGACATATGGAGCCTTTACGCGACGGAGCTGAAGGATCTAAAGAAGGAGTCGAacagtgcggcggcggtgcagtgcCTGAATGCCATGGTGGCCGACGCCCTCGTGCACGTCCCGTACGTCGTGGACTATCTTTCCACTCTGCAGGACCCGTCTGTGTTTCGCTTCTGCGCCATCCCCCAGGTGATGGCCATTGCCACGTTGAAGGAGGTGTACAACAACCCCGACACATTCCACGTTAAGGTCAAGGTGTCGCGGCCGGAGTCCTGCCGTATCATGCTCAAGACCACGACCCTCTACAGCTCTCTCAGCCTGTTCCGCGACTACTGCGTCGAGTTGCAGGAAACGCTAGACATGGATGACCCCAGCTCCACGTCTATCGCCAACTCGCTTGCAGCGGCGATTGAGCGGATTGACATGGAGCTGAAGAAGTGCCAGGATGTCTCCTACACACGCAGCCTCCTTGCCCGCTACCCAGGCCTTGGAGGTCAGTTCGTGCTCACTGTCATGGACACCGTCTCCGGTTTCTTTGGCGGCCGCAGGGAGATCGTTGGCCACGCGTGA
- a CDS encoding putative serine/threonine-protein kinase, whose protein sequence is MEDPDQRKPNGGNNGLPVPPSTTETGKDPLQGILGRMPDCQYVKKRLLGQGSFGSAWRVEESATGSVFAAKVMDLNSMSEKDRGFVTNEVKCLSRSRNPHIVRCENAIEREGHLLIVMEYADGGDLYKQIKARVREMKFFREHEVVFIFLQLCLALDHIHSNKMMHRDLKTANILLTTTGLVKLGDFGFSRQYEDSLSNAVGSTFCGTPYYLSPELWHRQPYSKKSEMWALGVVLYEVMALRRPFTGKNMDELITNICHGRRADLPPSYTASLRDVCNRLLSVDANMRPTIQELFHEPFIRSNLETLKRSVEKHNRIPADVRDAIARCITQSLSTEEPPAQLEEPSPFIGTVSRHTALRGWQKCLLSFDKKQISIRDPSGVDPEEVVPVATLTSVCPIDVMMAGEEFVFAMKNQAGKAFWFMAPNQRAYEQWLSTLQEAAP, encoded by the coding sequence ATGGAGGATCCAGACCAGCGAAAGCCGAACGGCGGCAATAACGGTCTGCCAGTGCCACCCAGCACAACAGAGACCGGTAAGGACCCTCTGCAGGGCATCCTCGGTCGGATGCCGGACTGCCAATATGTCAAGAAGCGTTTGCTGGGACAGGGCAGCTTTGGTAGCGCGTGGCGTGTCGAGGAGAGCGCGACCGGCAGCGTCTTCGCCGCGAAGGTGATGGACCTGAATAGTATGAGCGAGAAGGATCGTGGCTTTGTGACCAACGAGGTGAAGTGTCTCTCGCGCTCCCGCAACCCGCACATCGTGCGCTGCGAGAACGCGATCGAGCGAGAGGGACACTTGCTGATTGTGATGGAGTACGCCGACGGTGGAGATCTGTACAAGCAGATCAAGGCTCGCGTGCGCGAGATGAAGTTCTTCCGGGAGCACGAGGTGGTGTTCATCTTTCTACAGCTGTGCCTTGCCCTGGACCACATCCACTCGAACAAGATGATGCACCGCGACCTGAAAACCGCCAACATCCTCCTCACTACCACCGGCCTCGTCAAACTGGGCGACTTTGGGTTTTCACGCCAGTACGAGGACTCCCTTTCCAATGCCGTCGGCTCGACGTTCTGCGGCACGCCGTATTACCTCAGCCCGGAGTTGTGGCACCGCCAGCCGTACAGCAAAAAAAGTGAGATGTGGGCCCTGGGCGTTGTGCTCTACGAAGTCATGGCACTCCGCCGCCCCTTCACCGGCAAGAACATGGATGAGCTCATCACGAACATTTGCCACGGCCGGCGTGCTGACCTGCCCCCATCGTACACGGCGAGTCTTCGCGATGTGTGTAACCGGCTCCTGTCCGTCGACGCCAATATGCGGCCAACGATCCAGGAACTCTTCCACGAGCCCTTTATCCGCTCCAACCTCGAGACTCTCAAGCGCAGCGTTGAGAAGCACAACCGCATCCCCGCCGACGTTCGGGACGCCATCGCACGCTGCATTACACAGTCACTGAGCACGGAGGAGCCCCCTGCGCAGTTGGAGGAGCCGTCGCCATTCATTGGCACCGTAAGTCGCCacacggcgctgcgcggCTGGCAGAAATGTCTCTTGAGCTTCGACAAGAAGCAGATTTCGATCCGTGACCCAAGCGGGGTGGATCCGGAAGAAGTGGTGCCGGTTGCTACCCTCACCTCCGTCTGCCCCATCGATGTGATGATGGCTGGCGAAGAGTTCGTCTTTGCCATGAAGAACCAGGCCGGTAAGGCCTTTTGGTTCATGGCGCCAAACCAGAGGGCATACGAGCAGTGGCTGAGTACGTTGCAGGAAGCTGCCCCGTAA
- a CDS encoding mutt/nudix family protein-like protein produces MSRLLEFTFSGGQLRRLEQERMGPGFQVQRLQPSYKPRVVIVSKENVAYVPRTQRQPNVGWWHHSLCDGLLTVKDLKELIYVGEDQRTGENIFSSMADNLAGPRLSQLAWAPSKDGCVFEMSRSDQAAYGLAISLVRWHASNRFCANCGTKTDTTHDVGFSRLCPECRQQRFPQIMPAVLVAVMDGKGNVILSQRRKKSQLLTLLSGFILHGESAEETVRREVEEETGAKVSEVRYIGSQPWPHPYLIMMCYYAVADASPTLAVEVAELKSVSWVSKQDVRCALEGRHSDIKLHGPGTTPYAMLKPWVDGEVDDYGRVIKPQSRL; encoded by the coding sequence ATGAGCCGgcttctcgagttcacctTCTCCGGCGGtcagctgcgtcgcctggagcaggagcgcatgGGCCCCGGATTCCAggtccagcgcctgcagccCTCGTACAAGCCACGCGTAGTCATCGTAAGCAAGGAGAATGTGGCCTATGTGCCACGCACCCAGCGTCAGCCGAATGTGGGGTGGTGGCACCACTCGCTCTGTGATGGGCTCCTCACAGTGAAGGACCTCAAGGAACTCATCTATGTTGGCGAGGATCAACGAACTGGCGAGAACATCTTTTCCTCCATGGCCGACAACCTCGCCGGGCCCCGACTGTCGCAGCTGGCCTGGGCGCCCTCAAAGGACGGGTGCGTCTTCGAGATGTCTCGGTCGGACCAGGCGGCCTACGGCCTCGCCATATCGCTCGTCCGCTGGCACGCCTCCAACCGGTTTTGTGCCAACTGCGGTACCAAAACGGACACGACGCACGACGTCGGCTTCAGCCGGTTGTGCCCCGAGTGtaggcagcagcgcttcccCCAAATTATGCCCGCGGTGCTCGTGGCGGTCATGGACGGCAAGGGCAACGTCATCCTGTCGCAGCGGCGCAAGAAGAGCCAACTCCTGACGCTCCTCTCCGGATTTATTCTGCACGGCGAGTCAGCCGAGGAGACGGTGCGgcgtgaggtggaggaggagaccgGCGCCAAGGTGAGCGAGGTGCGCTACATCGGTTCTCAGCCGTGGCCGCATCCGTACCTGATCATGATGTGCTACTACGCGGTGGCGGACGCGTCACCGACTCTTGCAGTGGAGGTGGCAGAGCTGAAAAGTGTGAGTTGGGTGAGCAAGCAGGACGTCCGTTGTGCACTTGAGGGGCGGCACTCGGACATCAAGTTGCACGGCCCAGGCACTACGCCGTATGCAATGTTGAAGCCGTGGGTCGACGGTGAAGTGGATGACTACGGACGAGTCATCAAGCCGCAGAGCAGACTCTGA